One window from the genome of Sphingomonas crocodyli encodes:
- a CDS encoding acyl-CoA thioesterase produces the protein MSGGELPPTGEPAIRVVAMPADTNAYGDIFGGWLLGLMDQAAGVVAARYSRGRAVTIAVDGMTFHRPVKIGEVVSVYADMIHVGRTSMKIEVAAWRRIRNGEETDKVTHAVFTFVAIGDDGRPRVIEQDLSNTPKGV, from the coding sequence ATGAGTGGCGGCGAGCTTCCACCCACCGGCGAACCCGCGATCCGCGTGGTCGCGATGCCGGCGGATACCAATGCGTATGGCGATATCTTCGGCGGCTGGCTGCTTGGCCTGATGGACCAGGCGGCCGGCGTCGTTGCGGCCCGCTATTCGCGTGGACGCGCGGTCACGATCGCAGTCGACGGGATGACCTTTCACCGGCCGGTTAAGATCGGTGAGGTCGTTTCGGTCTATGCCGATATGATCCATGTCGGGCGCACGTCGATGAAGATCGAGGTCGCCGCTTGGCGCCGCATCCGCAATGGCGAGGAGACCGACAAGGTCACCCACGCCGTCTTCACTTTCGTCGCGATCGGTGACGACGGGCGGCCCCGCGTCATCGAACAAGACCTATCGAATACACCCAAGGGAGTCTGA
- a CDS encoding M28 family peptidase, translating to MTKIALALALLATAAPALAAPEAASPKELHATVEKLVSFGTRHTLSTTTDPKRGIGAARTWAAKRFGEISKACGGCLTVEQVADKFTGPRAPNGVVVANVLAIQKGSEEPNRVIMIAGHIDSRVTDVMNFTSDAPGANDDGSGSALVVEAARILSKTKHKATIVYALLSGEEQGLWGGQLLARTAKDRGWQVTAMLNNDIVGNTHGTAGTHIDDKVRVFSEGMRSSEDAEAAKLRRGIGGEDDGPSRALAKYVDGVATRIKGLEVLAIRRPDRFQRGGDHSPSLDLGYPAIRFSEATENYDREHQDLRTENGRVYGDTIDAMDFPYLARVTDINVATIAALANAPAAPTNATITGALSNDTTVRWDAAPGAAGYRVYWRRADGMDWTDHRDVKGATELFLKDVNIDDTFFGVSAFAADGSESLISFCAGQPRKN from the coding sequence ATGACGAAGATCGCTTTGGCCCTCGCCCTCCTCGCCACAGCTGCGCCTGCACTGGCCGCGCCCGAGGCGGCGAGCCCGAAGGAATTGCACGCGACGGTCGAAAAGCTGGTGAGCTTCGGCACGCGTCATACCCTGTCGACCACCACCGATCCCAAGCGCGGCATCGGTGCGGCGCGGACATGGGCGGCGAAGCGCTTCGGCGAGATTTCGAAGGCGTGCGGCGGATGCCTGACGGTCGAGCAGGTTGCCGACAAGTTCACCGGCCCGCGCGCGCCAAACGGCGTGGTCGTCGCCAATGTGCTCGCGATCCAGAAGGGATCGGAGGAGCCAAACCGGGTGATCATGATCGCCGGGCACATCGACAGCCGCGTCACCGACGTGATGAACTTCACGTCCGACGCGCCGGGCGCGAATGACGATGGTTCGGGCAGCGCGCTGGTGGTCGAGGCCGCACGCATATTGAGCAAGACGAAGCACAAGGCGACGATCGTCTATGCTTTGCTGTCGGGCGAGGAACAGGGGCTGTGGGGCGGCCAGTTGCTCGCGCGCACCGCGAAGGATCGCGGCTGGCAGGTGACCGCGATGCTCAACAACGACATCGTCGGCAACACCCACGGCACCGCCGGCACCCATATCGACGACAAGGTCCGCGTGTTCAGCGAGGGCATGCGATCGTCCGAAGATGCCGAGGCGGCCAAGCTGCGGCGCGGGATCGGCGGCGAGGATGACGGGCCGTCTCGCGCTCTCGCCAAATATGTCGACGGGGTCGCGACCCGGATCAAGGGGCTGGAGGTTCTCGCGATCCGCCGCCCCGATCGTTTCCAGCGCGGGGGCGACCACAGCCCGTCGCTCGACCTCGGCTATCCCGCGATCCGCTTTTCCGAAGCGACCGAAAATTATGATCGCGAGCATCAGGATCTGCGGACCGAGAATGGCCGCGTCTATGGCGACACGATCGACGCGATGGACTTTCCCTATCTGGCGCGCGTGACCGACATCAACGTCGCGACGATCGCCGCTCTCGCCAACGCGCCGGCCGCGCCGACCAATGCGACGATCACGGGCGCGCTGTCGAACGATACGACGGTGCGGTGGGATGCCGCCCCCGGTGCGGCGGGCTATCGCGTCTATTGGCGCCGCGCCGACGGGATGGATTGGACCGACCATCGCGACGTGAAGGGCGCGACCGAACTGTTCCTGAAGGACGTCAATATCGACGACACCTTCTTCGGCGTCTCGGCCTTCGCCGCCGATGGCAGCGAGAGCCTGATCAGCTTCTGCGCGGGCCAGCCCAGGAAGAATTAG
- a CDS encoding universal stress protein yields MRTYLVVIDDSDEARVALRFAARRAAKTAGAVEILALVDQPEFVQWGAVQQAMEEEARLRAEALVAQAAGALIEETGLRPSITVRQGDGVAVVRALLEERPGVAALVLGAAASGSPGKLIAHFAGADAGKLPCPLMIIPGSLSDEALDHLS; encoded by the coding sequence ATGCGGACATATCTGGTCGTCATCGACGACAGCGACGAGGCGCGCGTAGCCTTGCGATTCGCCGCGCGACGCGCCGCCAAGACGGCGGGTGCGGTGGAGATTCTTGCGCTCGTCGACCAGCCCGAATTCGTTCAGTGGGGTGCCGTCCAGCAGGCGATGGAGGAGGAAGCGCGGCTTCGCGCCGAGGCTCTGGTCGCGCAGGCGGCAGGCGCGCTGATCGAGGAAACCGGCCTGCGCCCGTCGATCACGGTGCGGCAGGGCGACGGGGTCGCGGTGGTCCGCGCGCTGCTGGAGGAACGGCCCGGCGTAGCAGCTCTGGTGCTGGGCGCGGCGGCTTCCGGATCGCCCGGCAAGCTGATCGCCCATTTTGCGGGCGCCGATGCGGGCAAGCTCCCCTGCCCCTTGATGATCATTCCGGGCTCGCTATCCGACGAAGCCCTCGACCACCTCAGCTGA
- a CDS encoding SDR family NAD(P)-dependent oxidoreductase, translating into MAITLTYPEGCALVCGGTGRVGQGVVRRMAQTDVPTIFTYRSNKEAADALEAELRAEGLKVWARQMDMESDASIDATIAFAQEQAGRLHSVLIPAGAPVPFNRIADFTTEEVETFFKGDGLAFFRVVQRVVPHYRKAGGGSFVLCTTFANKRVIDFDGISPFSKGAVEALIRQIAAEEAPYNIRCNGVGISVVIPATMEQFMAMMPPDPGAGLDVTTPEQMMCNLLNRVAGWLRSGRPAAPEEAGDLFAYLASNQASYVSGQIVIVDGAAAL; encoded by the coding sequence ATGGCGATTACATTGACGTATCCCGAAGGCTGCGCGCTCGTCTGCGGCGGCACGGGGCGTGTCGGGCAGGGCGTCGTGCGGCGCATGGCGCAGACCGACGTGCCGACCATCTTCACCTATCGCAGCAACAAGGAGGCCGCCGACGCGCTCGAGGCCGAACTGCGCGCCGAAGGGCTGAAGGTCTGGGCGCGGCAGATGGATATGGAAAGCGATGCGTCGATCGACGCGACGATCGCCTTCGCGCAGGAACAGGCAGGCCGCCTTCACAGTGTCCTGATCCCGGCGGGCGCTCCGGTGCCGTTCAATCGCATCGCCGACTTCACGACTGAGGAGGTCGAAACCTTCTTCAAGGGCGACGGCCTCGCCTTCTTCCGCGTCGTCCAGCGCGTCGTGCCGCATTATCGCAAGGCGGGCGGGGGTAGCTTCGTGCTGTGCACCACCTTCGCCAACAAGCGCGTCATCGATTTCGACGGCATCTCGCCCTTCTCGAAGGGCGCGGTCGAGGCGCTGATCCGCCAAATCGCGGCGGAAGAGGCGCCGTACAATATCCGCTGCAACGGCGTGGGCATCAGCGTGGTGATCCCCGCGACGATGGAGCAGTTCATGGCGATGATGCCGCCCGATCCGGGCGCTGGCCTCGATGTCACCACGCCCGAACAGATGATGTGCAACCTGCTGAACCGGGTTGCCGGCTGGCTGCGCTCGGGCCGCCCCGCGGCGCCGGAGGAGGCGGGGGATCTGTTCGCCTATCTCGCGTCGAACCAGGCGTCCTACGTCAGCGGACAGATCGTCATCGTCGACGGCGCGGCTGCGCTGTAA
- the lpdA gene encoding dihydrolipoyl dehydrogenase, with translation MADSYDLIVLGSGPGGYVAAIRAAQLGLKTAIVERELLGGICLNWGCIPTKALLRSSEIYHYMKHADSFGLSAGKPDFDLAKVIARSRGVAKQLNQGVTGLMKKHKITVHFGDGKLVAKDKIAVTKDGATTEISAKNIIIATGARARELPFAKADGDRIWTYRHAMTPKEMPTKLLVIGSGAIGVEFASFYNDMGAEVTIVEMLDRIVPVEDEEVSAFMTKALTKQGMKIRTKTGVQKIEKTAKGIKAEIKDPDGKVTTEEFSHVIVAVGIVPNVENIGLETVGVEPDQRYHIKTDEYGRTNVPGIYAIGDVVAGPWLAHKAMHEAVIAVEHLAGQHPHAMDRNNIPGCTYCHPQIASVGLTEAKAKEAGYELKVGKFPFIGNGKAIALGEPEGFIKTVFDAKTGELLGAHMVGAEVTELIQGYVIGKTLETTEAELMGTIFPHPTISETMHEAVLSAYGRPLHI, from the coding sequence GTGGCTGACAGCTATGATCTGATCGTTCTCGGCTCCGGCCCCGGCGGCTATGTGGCCGCGATCCGCGCCGCGCAGCTTGGCCTCAAGACCGCGATCGTCGAGCGCGAACTGCTCGGCGGCATCTGCCTCAACTGGGGCTGCATCCCCACCAAGGCGCTGCTGCGGTCGTCCGAAATCTATCATTATATGAAGCATGCCGACAGCTTCGGCCTGTCGGCGGGCAAGCCCGATTTCGATCTGGCGAAGGTGATCGCGCGCTCGCGCGGCGTCGCCAAACAGCTCAATCAGGGCGTTACCGGCCTGATGAAGAAGCACAAGATCACAGTCCATTTCGGTGACGGCAAGCTGGTCGCCAAGGACAAGATCGCGGTGACCAAGGACGGCGCGACGACCGAGATCAGCGCGAAGAACATCATCATCGCCACCGGCGCCCGCGCCCGCGAACTGCCCTTCGCCAAGGCGGACGGCGACAGGATCTGGACCTATCGCCACGCGATGACGCCCAAGGAGATGCCGACCAAGCTGCTCGTCATCGGTTCGGGCGCGATCGGGGTCGAGTTCGCCAGCTTCTACAACGATATGGGCGCCGAGGTGACCATCGTTGAAATGCTCGACCGGATCGTGCCGGTGGAGGATGAGGAAGTGAGCGCCTTCATGACCAAGGCGCTGACCAAGCAGGGCATGAAGATCCGCACCAAGACCGGCGTCCAGAAGATCGAAAAGACTGCCAAGGGCATCAAGGCCGAGATCAAGGATCCCGACGGCAAGGTCACGACCGAAGAGTTTAGCCACGTCATCGTCGCGGTCGGCATCGTGCCGAATGTCGAGAATATCGGGCTGGAGACGGTCGGCGTCGAACCCGATCAGCGTTACCACATCAAGACCGACGAATATGGCCGCACCAACGTGCCGGGCATCTATGCGATCGGCGACGTGGTCGCGGGCCCGTGGCTGGCGCACAAGGCGATGCACGAGGCGGTGATCGCGGTCGAGCATCTGGCCGGCCAGCATCCCCACGCGATGGATCGCAACAACATTCCGGGCTGCACCTATTGCCACCCGCAGATTGCCAGCGTGGGCCTGACCGAGGCGAAGGCCAAGGAAGCGGGCTACGAGCTGAAGGTCGGCAAATTCCCCTTCATCGGCAATGGCAAGGCGATCGCGCTGGGCGAGCCGGAAGGCTTCATCAAGACGGTGTTCGACGCCAAGACCGGCGAGCTGCTGGGCGCGCACATGGTCGGCGCCGAAGTGACCGAACTGATCCAGGGCTATGTGATCGGCAAGACGCTCGAGACCACCGAGGCCGAGCTGATGGGCACGATCTTCCCGCACCCGACGATCAGCGAGACGATGCATGAAGCGGTGCTGTCGGCCTATGGGCGCCCGCTGCATATCTGA
- a CDS encoding pyruvate dehydrogenase complex dihydrolipoamide acetyltransferase, with protein MPIELKMPALSPTMEEGTLSKWLVKEGDVVKSGDLLAEIETDKATMEFEAVDEGTVAQIVVAEGTEGVKVGAVIAIIKGEDEGDAPAPKAEPKKEEAPKEEAPKAEAPKAEEPKAEAKPAPAPAASSGDRVKASPLARRLAADAGIDLAQVSGSGPNGRIVKADLDGAPKGVAKPAEAPKAAEAVAAPAAKSAPAPAASGAGNPDIPHEEIKLSGMRKTIARRLTESMQQSPHIYLTVDIVLDPLLKLRGELNKSLESRGVKLSVNDMLIKALAIALMEVPDCNVSFAGDTLIKYKRADISIAVAIPGGLITPIVTGADTKSLSAIATEAKDLAARAKDGKLAPNEYQGGTASISNMGMFGIKHFTAVINPPQAMIMAVGSGEKRPHVVGDELTVATIMTVTGSFDHRAIDGAVGAELMAAFKRLVENPLGMLA; from the coding sequence ATGCCGATCGAACTGAAAATGCCCGCGCTTTCCCCCACGATGGAGGAAGGCACCCTGTCCAAATGGCTCGTGAAGGAGGGGGACGTCGTCAAGTCGGGCGACCTCCTGGCCGAAATCGAGACCGACAAGGCCACGATGGAGTTCGAGGCCGTCGATGAAGGTACGGTCGCCCAGATCGTCGTCGCCGAAGGCACCGAGGGCGTGAAGGTCGGTGCGGTGATCGCGATCATCAAGGGTGAGGATGAGGGCGATGCCCCAGCACCCAAGGCCGAGCCGAAGAAGGAAGAGGCTCCGAAGGAAGAGGCTCCCAAGGCGGAAGCGCCGAAGGCTGAGGAACCCAAGGCCGAAGCCAAGCCGGCTCCGGCGCCCGCCGCTTCTTCTGGCGATCGCGTGAAGGCCAGCCCGCTCGCCCGCCGCCTCGCAGCCGATGCCGGGATCGATCTCGCGCAGGTCAGCGGCTCCGGCCCGAACGGCCGCATCGTGAAGGCCGATCTCGACGGCGCGCCTAAGGGCGTCGCCAAGCCCGCCGAAGCGCCTAAGGCCGCCGAGGCTGTTGCGGCTCCTGCCGCCAAGTCTGCTCCGGCTCCGGCCGCATCGGGCGCCGGCAATCCGGATATCCCGCACGAAGAGATCAAGCTGTCGGGCATGCGCAAGACGATCGCGCGCCGCCTGACCGAATCGATGCAGCAGAGCCCACATATCTACCTGACGGTCGATATCGTCCTCGATCCGCTGCTCAAGCTGCGCGGCGAACTCAACAAATCGCTCGAATCGCGCGGCGTGAAGCTGTCGGTCAACGACATGCTGATCAAGGCGCTGGCGATCGCGCTGATGGAAGTGCCCGACTGCAACGTCAGCTTCGCGGGCGACACGCTGATCAAATATAAGCGCGCCGACATCTCGATCGCGGTCGCGATCCCGGGTGGCCTGATCACCCCGATCGTCACCGGCGCCGACACCAAGAGCCTGTCGGCGATCGCGACCGAGGCGAAGGATCTCGCCGCCCGCGCGAAGGACGGCAAGCTTGCCCCGAACGAATATCAGGGCGGCACCGCCTCGATCTCGAACATGGGCATGTTCGGCATCAAGCACTTCACCGCGGTGATCAACCCGCCGCAGGCGATGATCATGGCTGTCGGTTCGGGCGAGAAGCGTCCGCATGTCGTGGGCGACGAACTGACCGTGGCGACGATCATGACGGTGACCGGCAGCTTCGATCACCGCGCGATCGACGGTGCTGTCGGTGCCGAGTTGATGGCCGCGTTCAAGCGCCTCGTCGAAAACCCGCTGGGGATGCTGGCGTGA